A genomic segment from Bacillota bacterium encodes:
- a CDS encoding ABC transporter substrate-binding protein, whose protein sequence is MRRVLNLVVALVILLSLALPALGAQPIKIGCNLEMTGGTASYGQMGWEGIEVIQELVKPEVLGRPIGFICVDNKTDRVEAANATSRLIEKDKVVAIIGPMISGNMLAAGPIAEKYKIPIIGPSTTNPLTTQGKQYVFRACFIDPFQGTIAAKFAHDKLKARSAAILSDVSNDYCVALGKYFEKEFTRLGGKILTTLYIRQGDQDFSAQLTQIKTLNPDIIYMPNYYTEIALAVRQARDLGITQPVLSGDGADAPELIQIGGSAVEGLMHTAHWHEKAAMTDIGKKYIAKYKEKYGKAPNAFGALAADAYLILLDAIKRAGSTDPKKIRDAIEATKGLDVVTGRITIEKGDVIKPAVIRKVHNGDFQYLDTVNP, encoded by the coding sequence GTGAGAAGAGTTCTTAACCTTGTTGTCGCGCTTGTGATATTGCTTTCACTTGCGCTACCCGCTCTCGGAGCCCAACCTATCAAGATCGGCTGCAACCTGGAGATGACCGGGGGAACGGCCTCATATGGACAAATGGGCTGGGAAGGCATAGAAGTCATCCAGGAGTTGGTCAAGCCCGAAGTGCTTGGAAGACCCATAGGGTTCATTTGCGTCGATAACAAGACCGATAGGGTCGAGGCTGCTAATGCCACGAGCCGGCTCATCGAAAAGGATAAGGTCGTTGCGATCATAGGGCCTATGATCAGCGGCAACATGCTGGCAGCGGGTCCAATCGCGGAAAAGTATAAGATCCCCATAATTGGGCCAAGCACAACTAATCCTCTGACGACCCAGGGTAAGCAATACGTCTTCAGGGCATGCTTCATTGATCCTTTCCAGGGAACGATCGCGGCGAAATTCGCTCACGATAAACTTAAGGCACGTTCAGCGGCTATATTGTCTGATGTGTCTAATGACTACTGTGTCGCCCTTGGAAAATATTTCGAGAAAGAATTCACTCGCCTGGGCGGTAAGATCCTGACAACTCTTTACATAAGGCAAGGAGATCAGGATTTCTCTGCGCAGCTCACACAGATCAAGACTCTGAACCCCGATATCATCTATATGCCCAACTATTATACGGAAATCGCCCTGGCCGTCAGACAGGCTCGCGACCTCGGCATCACGCAGCCCGTTCTGTCAGGTGATGGCGCTGATGCACCTGAATTGATTCAAATCGGCGGTTCAGCTGTCGAGGGACTCATGCATACAGCACACTGGCATGAGAAAGCTGCGATGACTGATATAGGCAAGAAGTATATCGCGAAATACAAGGAAAAGTACGGCAAAGCACCTAATGCCTTTGGCGCGCTGGCCGCGGATGCGTATCTGATCTTACTGGACGCCATCAAACGGGCCGGCTCTACCGATCCCAAGAAGATTCGCGATGCCATCGAGGCTACCAAGGGTCTTGATGTTGTGACAGGACGTATAACCATTGAGAAAGGCGATGTCATCAAACCCGCAGTCATACGGAAGGTCCATAACGGCGACTTCCAGTATCTCGACACAGTCAATCCGTAA
- a CDS encoding glycerol-3-phosphate acyltransferase produces the protein MKTIYLAIISYFLGSIPSAYIFGRLFKGIDIRRVGTGNVGTVNTIRQVGVIPGLLTGICDAAKGTFAVFIARVMSSDFPQAALLALLFAMIGHNWSIWLRFQGGGGLATCIGGLAFIAVTPMLIVGILWFTAFVLTRHKYASSLFACMSLPVMLGIADSSWTSFGYGASLGLTMGIKQAIAWIKYGVKKGIEGAEKGFGAQV, from the coding sequence ATGAAGACCATCTATTTGGCCATCATAAGCTACTTCCTGGGGTCAATTCCGTCGGCTTACATCTTCGGGCGGCTCTTTAAAGGCATTGACATAAGACGCGTGGGAACCGGCAATGTAGGGACAGTGAATACAATAAGGCAGGTCGGAGTTATCCCGGGTCTTTTGACCGGCATATGTGATGCCGCCAAAGGCACATTTGCGGTATTTATCGCGAGAGTTATGTCGTCAGATTTTCCACAGGCTGCTCTTCTTGCCCTCTTGTTTGCGATGATAGGCCATAACTGGTCTATCTGGCTTAGATTTCAAGGAGGTGGCGGACTCGCCACTTGCATTGGAGGCTTGGCTTTCATCGCGGTTACTCCCATGTTGATCGTAGGGATCCTCTGGTTCACGGCGTTTGTGCTGACGCGCCACAAATATGCAAGTTCTTTATTTGCATGCATGTCGCTGCCAGTTATGTTAGGGATTGCTGATAGCTCCTGGACAAGTTTCGGTTACGGGGCGAGCCTCGGCCTGACCATGGGTATAAAGCAGGCCATTGCCTGGATCAAGTATGGAGTCAAAAAGGGGATAGAAGGGGCGGAAAAGGGATTTGGAGCACAGGTCTAG
- a CDS encoding AMIN domain-containing protein, with amino-acid sequence MYRRVLSINGKSWHARLIVLSTILIAVFIPLTKAHAAGGSGEKCRIMSVSFQHVEGRGQAVIEASGPLSYKSFSLSNPDRLVLDLDKCQLGQPGMIPKSIPVADGIVKSLRIAQFTPQAVRIVFDLESSAGYQIQPAGEHGERLHVIFNRRLTGIRWDGSDGRQRVTIEGDGQLEYKTTVLAGPDRIALDFPDTTLIGIDKVIPDDQTIIKQIRAGQNSPGVARVVIDLQKDTRFRVYSSEDEPGKVVVDFGFRLVGVTAMRLDDFTQVRVKYTGRAPSNVEYLPSPHRLIMDFDDTVVDMPSRKMTVEDGVINRIDVEELDQMKARVTLYLPYYLAHSIRYAEDTEEIVLDMMKSFCWNKKIVVDPGHGGEDPGAIGLTGLREKDVNLDIALRLAKLLEKAGAVSLLTRDADINVLLTDRARLANGSGADVFLSIHANSFLNPEPNGTETFYMDNVPGSSDLANCVHQRLVAALKLKDRNVKKRDLFVLRTVTMPSCLVEVAFASNVEEEVLMMSPEFRGKAALAIFNGLQDFFRNRLQTSSRRDPAQPGTEQSPKECTSAQ; translated from the coding sequence ATGTACAGGCGAGTCCTAAGCATAAATGGCAAATCGTGGCATGCCAGGTTAATTGTTCTATCGACTATACTGATAGCTGTCTTTATTCCCTTGACAAAGGCGCATGCTGCAGGCGGCAGTGGCGAAAAATGCCGTATCATGTCGGTATCCTTTCAACATGTCGAGGGGCGTGGACAAGCTGTTATCGAAGCATCCGGTCCCCTGAGCTACAAGAGCTTTTCCCTGTCGAATCCGGATAGACTGGTTTTGGATCTTGATAAATGTCAGTTGGGCCAGCCGGGCATGATTCCAAAGAGCATCCCGGTGGCCGATGGGATCGTGAAAAGCCTGAGGATTGCGCAATTTACGCCTCAAGCCGTAAGGATAGTATTTGACCTGGAGAGCTCAGCAGGCTACCAGATCCAGCCCGCAGGTGAACATGGCGAAAGACTTCATGTGATCTTCAACCGCAGGCTTACCGGAATCAGATGGGATGGATCCGATGGGCGCCAAAGGGTGACGATAGAGGGAGACGGGCAGCTAGAATACAAAACGACAGTTCTCGCAGGGCCTGATCGGATTGCATTAGATTTTCCGGATACCACTCTGATCGGGATAGATAAGGTCATCCCTGACGATCAGACAATAATCAAGCAAATAAGAGCCGGGCAGAATTCACCAGGGGTTGCCCGTGTCGTGATTGACCTTCAAAAGGATACCAGGTTCAGGGTATATTCATCAGAGGATGAACCAGGTAAAGTCGTCGTAGATTTTGGCTTCCGGCTGGTGGGCGTTACCGCTATGCGATTGGATGATTTCACTCAGGTTCGGGTGAAGTATACTGGGAGAGCGCCAAGCAATGTCGAGTACCTCCCTTCACCACATCGCCTGATCATGGATTTCGATGACACTGTGGTGGACATGCCTTCCAGGAAGATGACAGTGGAAGATGGGGTCATCAATAGAATAGATGTTGAAGAATTAGATCAGATGAAGGCCAGGGTGACTCTCTATCTGCCTTATTATCTGGCTCATTCCATTCGTTATGCAGAGGATACTGAGGAAATCGTCCTGGATATGATGAAATCATTTTGCTGGAATAAAAAGATCGTCGTCGACCCCGGTCACGGGGGCGAGGATCCTGGCGCCATTGGCCTGACTGGGCTAAGAGAAAAGGATGTAAATCTTGATATAGCGCTCAGGCTCGCGAAGCTGCTGGAAAAGGCGGGAGCAGTCTCCTTACTGACTCGGGATGCGGATATCAACGTTCTTCTCACCGATAGGGCCCGTTTGGCCAACGGGAGTGGAGCAGATGTTTTTTTGAGCATTCATGCCAATTCGTTTTTAAACCCGGAGCCAAATGGTACCGAGACATTCTACATGGATAATGTCCCTGGCAGCAGTGATCTCGCAAACTGTGTGCACCAGAGGCTTGTGGCGGCCCTTAAGCTCAAAGATCGAAACGTAAAGAAGAGAGACCTCTTTGTACTCCGCACGGTCACCATGCCTTCGTGCCTTGTAGAGGTTGCCTTTGCGTCAAATGTCGAGGAAGAAGTGCTGATGATGAGCCCGGAATTTAGGGGGAAGGCGGCTCTCGCTATATTCAATGGGCTTCAGGATTTCTTCAGGAATCGTCTCCAGACCTCGAGCCGCCGAGATCCGGCCCAGCCTGGAACTGAACAGAGCCCAAAAGAGTGCACAAGCGCTCAATGA
- a CDS encoding glutamate racemase: MENAPIGVYDSGVGGLTVVREIQRLMPNEDIAYLGDTARVPYGDRTPAEIRQFACEITDFLLSKGVKLIVVACNTSSALALGFLRGRYALPFIGMIEPGAEAAGAATSSGRIGVIGTQGTIKSGAYSVAIRGKIPDAAIFEQACPLLVPLVEAGKAESAEAFEALMGYLKSMKQGNIDTLVLGCTHYPFLSKSIARIMGPGVTLVDPAEAVARKVHDTLRDLQLLNPNKERTGAFTIYSTGDPVSFSRVASSLLGVDRHKITVTRISLEKGRAAADD, encoded by the coding sequence TTGGAAAATGCGCCAATAGGCGTTTATGATTCTGGTGTCGGTGGGCTCACGGTAGTGCGCGAAATACAGCGTTTGATGCCAAATGAGGATATAGCATATCTAGGGGATACCGCGAGGGTACCCTATGGTGACCGGACGCCAGCAGAAATCCGCCAATTTGCATGTGAGATCACAGACTTTTTGCTCTCCAAAGGGGTTAAACTAATTGTTGTGGCGTGCAATACTTCTTCTGCTTTAGCGCTGGGCTTTCTCAGAGGCCGATATGCCCTGCCTTTTATCGGCATGATTGAACCTGGGGCGGAGGCCGCAGGGGCTGCTACCTCTTCCGGCAGGATCGGTGTCATTGGTACTCAAGGCACCATCAAGAGCGGCGCCTATAGTGTTGCGATTCGCGGCAAGATTCCAGATGCCGCGATTTTTGAGCAGGCATGTCCCTTGTTGGTCCCCCTTGTGGAGGCTGGGAAAGCTGAGAGCGCTGAGGCGTTCGAAGCTTTGATGGGATACTTGAAATCCATGAAGCAGGGCAACATAGATACACTGGTGCTTGGCTGCACTCATTATCCGTTTCTTTCAAAAAGCATTGCGAGGATAATGGGACCAGGGGTCACACTGGTAGATCCGGCCGAGGCCGTGGCACGCAAGGTTCATGATACTCTCCGGGATTTGCAGTTGTTGAACCCCAACAAAGAGAGGACGGGTGCTTTTACGATCTACTCTACAGGCGATCCGGTGAGCTTTTCTAGGGTGGCGTCTTCTCTACTTGGTGTGGATCGTCATAAAATCACGGTAACGAGGATTTCTTTAGAGAAAGGGCGAGCGGCTGCTGATGACTAG
- the rph gene encoding ribonuclease PH, whose protein sequence is MTRIDGRRPDEMRPVSITRGYLKFAEGSALIELGETKVICSASIDEHVPPFLRGTGQGWVTAEYGMLPRSTLERTQREASKGRIGGRTHEIQRLIGRALRSVVDLKVIGERTIWIDCDVIQADGGTRTASITGSFIALIDALVRLEDNLRADGQDSPFGDGFPVSNFVAATSVGIVDGCHILDLRYDEDSRAQVDMNLVMTEDNRLVEIQGTAEGEPFTRSDLDELLRLGRSGIEQLIAIQRDVLGEVARRIGVKAT, encoded by the coding sequence ATGACTAGGATTGACGGAAGGCGACCTGATGAAATGAGACCCGTCAGTATCACCAGGGGGTATTTAAAATTTGCGGAGGGCTCTGCCCTTATTGAACTTGGTGAAACAAAGGTGATCTGCTCTGCGAGCATTGATGAACATGTGCCGCCATTTCTGAGGGGGACGGGGCAAGGATGGGTGACAGCCGAATATGGGATGCTCCCACGATCTACCCTGGAAAGGACTCAAAGAGAAGCATCAAAGGGCCGGATCGGGGGTCGAACTCATGAGATTCAGCGCTTGATAGGGCGCGCGCTGCGCTCGGTAGTGGATCTCAAGGTTATCGGGGAACGAACCATTTGGATCGATTGTGATGTTATCCAGGCGGATGGAGGAACAAGAACTGCTTCTATAACGGGCTCTTTCATCGCGCTGATCGATGCATTAGTCAGACTTGAGGATAACCTCAGGGCCGATGGTCAGGATTCACCTTTTGGAGATGGCTTCCCGGTCAGTAATTTCGTTGCGGCCACTTCCGTTGGCATCGTTGATGGGTGTCATATCCTGGATCTCAGATATGATGAAGACTCTAGAGCGCAGGTGGACATGAATCTTGTGATGACCGAGGATAATCGGCTAGTTGAGATCCAGGGAACAGCTGAGGGGGAGCCGTTTACCCGATCGGATCTGGATGAGTTGCTGAGGCTCGGCAGGAGCGGCATTGAGCAACTCATCGCGATCCAGCGGGATGTTCTGGGGGAGGTGGCCAGGAGGATTGGAGTCAAAGCTACATGA
- a CDS encoding XTP/dITP diphosphatase has protein sequence MFWGRWPGGLESKLHDDRCLVLATRNKGKADEIRVILNLPGLKLSLASDFPGAPEVEEKASTYAENAAAKARTLAAYSGHYSLADDSGLEVDLLGGQPGVFSARFSGVHRDDQENIRKLLRLLDGVPFHERTARFRCVVALAGPGGELVVKEGTCEGIITESPRGSSGFGYDPVFLVPEFGKTFAELGPGIKNKISHRARALNAIRFDIMAALGYNIHCMNSGA, from the coding sequence ATGTTCTGGGGGAGGTGGCCAGGAGGATTGGAGTCAAAGCTACATGATGACAGGTGTCTCGTACTGGCTACGCGCAATAAGGGGAAAGCCGATGAGATCCGCGTCATTTTAAATCTTCCGGGACTCAAATTATCATTGGCTTCTGATTTCCCGGGGGCCCCAGAGGTGGAAGAAAAGGCTTCCACATATGCAGAGAACGCCGCAGCAAAGGCAAGGACTCTTGCCGCCTATTCGGGACATTACAGCCTGGCGGATGATTCGGGGCTGGAGGTTGATCTATTGGGAGGGCAGCCCGGCGTATTTTCCGCGCGGTTTTCAGGAGTGCACCGTGATGATCAGGAGAACATCAGGAAGCTGTTGAGGCTTCTCGATGGCGTTCCTTTCCATGAAAGGACCGCGCGATTCCGATGTGTTGTGGCTCTCGCGGGTCCCGGTGGAGAACTTGTGGTGAAAGAAGGGACCTGTGAGGGAATAATAACTGAATCGCCTCGCGGTTCATCCGGGTTCGGTTATGATCCGGTGTTTTTGGTGCCTGAATTCGGAAAGACTTTTGCAGAACTCGGACCAGGAATCAAAAACAAGATAAGCCATCGCGCTAGGGCTCTAAATGCAATTCGATTTGACATTATGGCCGCCTTGGGTTACAATATCCATTGCATGAATAGCGGGGCGTAG
- a CDS encoding L-lactate permease, translating to MNCVSTLALVLSSLLPILWLACALITRVVKIPIACLISLFFASFGGLVIWHMPISIFFWSVLDGVAFAIWPILWAVFSALFAYQVTCVTGAIDGIKESLARISDDRAIQAIALAFCFGALLEGVAGFGTSVVIPAALLVSMGFAPYSAALTSLLANTVPVVYAAVGIPIIALGRVTGLSVASLTRSIAIQLLPIAIVVPVVIALVLKTPPVRLGPAVGAGLVFGLTQTLVAWHIGPELPAILAPLVTLVFLIIYTRLAEPKLPYQPRLSSAGSLKFLGCWAPYILLVILVLVTRLVPDLRGILTSKPFLWVFPEKAIGKTITLDILYTPGSLIFLSTILGGLFIGARLYSFKKAFANAAVQVVPTIMLTISMVTMANVMSSAGMTSFLARQLASSLGNWFPLLSPAVGALGTFLAGSDTASNVLFGNLQVSTAGSIGASTIWLAAANATGATGGKLLSLQNLTLAASGIGRPGEEATLLRRTVFYCLAYLIFLGLIVYIGSMGISG from the coding sequence GTGAATTGCGTCAGCACTTTGGCCCTCGTGTTATCCTCGCTCCTTCCTATTCTCTGGTTAGCCTGCGCGCTCATAACTCGAGTCGTGAAGATTCCTATCGCCTGTTTGATTTCTCTCTTTTTTGCCTCATTTGGCGGTCTCGTCATCTGGCATATGCCGATTTCCATTTTCTTCTGGTCGGTGCTGGACGGAGTGGCCTTTGCCATATGGCCTATACTATGGGCGGTATTTTCAGCACTCTTTGCCTACCAGGTGACATGTGTAACCGGAGCGATAGATGGAATCAAGGAGAGCCTGGCCCGTATATCAGATGATCGCGCCATCCAGGCCATAGCCCTGGCCTTTTGCTTCGGGGCCTTGCTGGAAGGTGTGGCCGGATTCGGCACCTCTGTGGTAATTCCTGCCGCTCTGTTAGTTTCAATGGGCTTTGCGCCTTATAGCGCCGCGCTGACGTCTCTACTGGCAAACACCGTCCCGGTAGTCTATGCCGCCGTAGGAATACCCATTATCGCCCTCGGGAGAGTTACCGGACTTTCCGTCGCGTCTTTGACCCGTTCTATCGCAATTCAGCTCCTTCCGATCGCGATAGTGGTCCCTGTTGTCATTGCACTGGTGCTGAAAACACCGCCTGTCCGTCTCGGCCCTGCGGTGGGCGCAGGCCTCGTATTCGGACTCACTCAGACCCTTGTTGCATGGCACATAGGGCCAGAGCTCCCGGCCATCCTTGCCCCCCTCGTCACCTTGGTTTTCTTGATAATATATACGAGACTGGCGGAGCCAAAACTCCCATATCAGCCCCGGCTGTCATCAGCTGGCAGTCTGAAATTTCTTGGTTGCTGGGCTCCCTATATACTCCTTGTGATTCTTGTCCTTGTTACGCGCCTTGTCCCAGACCTACGCGGGATTCTCACCAGCAAGCCATTCTTATGGGTTTTTCCCGAAAAGGCTATTGGGAAGACGATAACCCTCGACATTCTCTATACCCCCGGTAGCCTTATATTTTTGTCAACCATTCTTGGCGGACTCTTCATTGGCGCGCGGCTTTACAGTTTCAAGAAGGCCTTCGCAAATGCAGCAGTCCAGGTTGTCCCTACCATAATGCTCACAATTTCCATGGTCACCATGGCGAATGTCATGTCATCTGCCGGCATGACCAGCTTCCTGGCAAGACAGCTCGCCAGCTCCTTGGGAAACTGGTTCCCCCTTCTTTCTCCTGCTGTAGGGGCTCTTGGGACATTTCTCGCCGGGAGCGATACAGCCTCAAACGTGCTTTTTGGCAACCTACAGGTCAGCACCGCGGGCAGCATAGGAGCCTCCACGATATGGCTGGCAGCCGCGAATGCTACCGGCGCGACTGGCGGGAAGCTCCTCTCGTTGCAAAATCTCACCCTTGCAGCCTCAGGCATAGGGAGGCCCGGGGAGGAGGCCACCCTCCTCAGGCGCACAGTGTTCTACTGCCTCGCATATTTGATATTCCTTGGTTTGATTGTCTATATTGGATCTATGGGCATTTCCGGCTGA
- a CDS encoding accessory gene regulator B family protein encodes MEKLIRHIVSALDKNLSLTQDQREVTEYALYNIFLTTGILLAVTAGGMLLGALPEATAALVTGSVFRWSTGGVHCSTPYRCMLVSATLPLIVALISRKAGTLFLADPGSMALLPGIILFVLSGVIIYVYAPAETENKRISPRQRPKLRFWAYVTLMIWAAAMVLFYRQGKLTLVVASCLGIIWQMLSVAPAGHRMFTRIEAVFDYLERSTRRGGN; translated from the coding sequence ATGGAGAAGCTGATCAGGCACATTGTTTCGGCACTTGACAAGAATCTTTCGCTGACCCAGGACCAGCGGGAAGTCACGGAATACGCATTATATAACATTTTCTTGACAACCGGGATTTTGTTGGCAGTAACAGCGGGCGGTATGCTGCTCGGGGCTTTGCCAGAGGCAACGGCGGCACTTGTGACCGGCTCGGTATTTCGTTGGAGCACCGGTGGAGTTCATTGCTCTACACCCTATCGGTGTATGCTGGTCTCCGCTACTTTACCGCTAATCGTGGCGCTTATCTCCAGAAAAGCAGGTACTCTCTTCCTCGCCGATCCTGGATCTATGGCTCTTCTGCCCGGGATTATCCTATTTGTATTATCTGGTGTCATCATTTACGTATATGCTCCAGCAGAGACTGAGAATAAGCGCATCTCGCCCCGGCAGCGACCGAAATTACGCTTCTGGGCTTATGTTACCCTGATGATATGGGCAGCGGCTATGGTACTTTTTTATCGGCAGGGGAAATTGACACTGGTCGTCGCAAGCTGCCTGGGTATCATATGGCAGATGCTGAGTGTGGCGCCGGCCGGCCATCGCATGTTTACCAGAATTGAGGCGGTTTTCGACTATCTTGAAAGGTCAACTCGAAGGGGGGGTAATTGA
- a CDS encoding cyclic lactone autoinducer peptide, protein MKKLILSAIVASLAVIASASVAGACWLWGYQPKTPACLEK, encoded by the coding sequence ATGAAAAAGCTGATCCTCAGCGCCATAGTGGCCAGCCTGGCAGTCATCGCTTCTGCTTCCGTGGCGGGGGCGTGCTGGCTGTGGGGGTACCAACCAAAGACTCCCGCATGTCTGGAGAAGTAA